A region from the Pelobates fuscus isolate aPelFus1 chromosome 3, aPelFus1.pri, whole genome shotgun sequence genome encodes:
- the DUSP6 gene encoding dual specificity protein phosphatase 6: protein MIDKLRPVLPAADMAVSKSVAWLNEQLQMAGDRLLLMDCRPLELYESSHIEAAINVAIPGIMLRRLKKGNLPIRSLFTSGEDRDRFARRCGTDTVILYDESSSEWNENTGGESVLGLLMKRLKDEGCKAYYLEGGFNKFQAEFPVHCETNLDSSCSSSSPPVLGLGGLRISSDSSSDIESDIDRDPVSATDSDGSPLSNTQPSFPVEILPYLYLGCAKDSTNLDVLEEFGIKYILNVTPNLPNLFENAGEFRYKQIPISDHWSQNLSQFFPEAISFIDEARGKSCGVLVHCLAGISRSVTVTVAYLMQKLNLSMNDAYDIVKMKKSNISPNFNFMGQLLDFERTLGLSSPCDNRVPSQQLYFTSAGNQNVFQVDTLQST, encoded by the exons ATGATAGACAAGCTGAGACCCGTTCTCCCCGCTGCAGACATGGCGGTCAGTAAGTCGGTGGCCTGGCTGAACGAGCAGCTGCAGATGGCCGGGGACCGCCTGCTGCTCATGGACTGCCGGCCGCTGGAGCTCTACGAGTCGTCCCACATCGAGGCGGCCATCAACGTGGCCATCCCGGGCATCATGCTGCGCCGGCTGAAGAAGGGGAACCTGCCCATCCGCTCCCTCTTCACCAGCGGGGAGGACCGGGACAGGTTCGCCCGGCGCTGCGGGACCGACACGGTCATCCTGTACGACGAGAGCAGCAGCGAGTGGAACGAGAACACGGGCGGGGAGTCCGTGCTGGGGCTGCTCATGAAACGGCTGAAGGACGAGGGCTGCAAGGCTTATTACCTGGAAG GTGGTTTCAACAAATTCCAGGCTGAGTTTCCTGTGCATTGTGAGACAAATCTGGACAGTTCATGCAGCAGTAGTTCCCCACCAGTGCTTGGTTTGGGAGGCCTTAGGATCAGCTCGGATTCTTCATCTGATATAGAGTCTGACATTGACAGAGACCCTGTCAGTGCAACCGATTCTGATGGAAGTCCCCTTTCCAATACCCAGCCATCATTCCCAGTTGAAATTCTGCCCTATCTGTACCTCGGCTGTGCCAAGGATTCTACTAACCTGGATGTCTTGGAAGAGTTTGGCATAAAGTACATCCTAAATGTGACCCCAAACCTGCCTAATCTTTTTGAGAATGCTGGGGAGTTTAGGTACAAGCAGATTCCCATCTCGGACCACTGGAGCCAAAACCTGTCACAGTTTTTCCCCGAAGCGATCTCATTTATTG aTGAAGCCCGGGGCAAAAGTTGTGGTGTTCTGGTGCATTGTTTGGCAGGGATCAGTCGCTCCGTAACAGTTACTGTGGCCTATCTCATGCAGAAGCTGAATCTTTCTATGAATGATGCATATGACATTGTGAAAATGAAGAAGTCTAACATCTCTCCTAACTTTAACTTCATGGGTCAACTTCTGGATTTTGAGAGGACATTGGGTCTTAGCAGCCCGTGTGATAATCGGGTTCCTTCTCAGCAGTTATATTTCACTAGTGCAGGAAACCAAAATGTGTTTCAAGTAGATACTCTACAGTCCACGTGA